One Natronococcus sp. CG52 DNA window includes the following coding sequences:
- a CDS encoding mandelate racemase/muconate lactonizing enzyme family protein, with protein MQIEHVEPIVLESAIDTVALQSGRTSFDATVTPVVVKVHTDEGITGLGETYLDDPVGLKAETAAKGMEAVGHEIEGKDPRDVIARWHEMDIHVKREGSYRALSAIDEALWDIKGKHAGEPVYELLGGEVGEVQAYATFPFSKPIDELIEDGHWLAEKGFPLMKIVAGHGVEEDRKRIRQVQENTPDELDLAIDSNTTYDFKDALDVGETASEYGLEWFEEPISHNNVQGQAELNRRLSVSIAAYQNHVTHYPATDLLESAALEVYQPALDFVGGITAANRVATMLEPYDKRLVPHAFGPIINYAASVHIAAASPACDLIEFGVYTDDIDDPGRYIASPYVENPEAIYVEDGGRIQPPEEPGLGIRLDEDAVEEHRLN; from the coding sequence ATGCAAATCGAGCATGTCGAACCGATCGTATTAGAAAGTGCTATTGATACCGTTGCGCTTCAGAGCGGCAGGACGTCGTTCGACGCGACCGTTACACCAGTCGTCGTGAAGGTCCACACCGATGAGGGAATTACGGGGTTAGGAGAGACGTACCTCGACGACCCAGTCGGACTTAAGGCAGAAACAGCGGCGAAAGGAATGGAAGCCGTGGGACACGAGATCGAGGGCAAAGACCCGCGCGACGTCATCGCTAGGTGGCACGAGATGGATATCCACGTGAAACGCGAAGGATCGTATCGTGCACTGAGCGCCATCGATGAAGCGCTTTGGGACATCAAAGGGAAACATGCGGGTGAACCCGTGTACGAGTTGTTGGGTGGCGAAGTTGGCGAAGTTCAGGCATACGCAACCTTCCCCTTTTCAAAACCGATTGATGAGCTAATCGAGGACGGTCACTGGCTGGCTGAAAAGGGGTTCCCGCTGATGAAAATCGTCGCTGGCCATGGAGTCGAAGAGGATCGAAAGCGGATCCGACAGGTCCAGGAGAACACACCAGATGAACTGGACTTAGCCATCGATTCGAACACGACTTACGACTTTAAAGACGCCCTCGACGTCGGGGAGACAGCGAGCGAGTACGGTCTCGAGTGGTTCGAGGAACCGATTTCTCACAATAACGTCCAAGGCCAGGCTGAACTGAATCGGCGGCTCTCGGTATCTATCGCGGCGTATCAGAACCACGTAACGCACTATCCCGCAACTGATCTCCTCGAATCGGCGGCGCTTGAAGTGTATCAGCCTGCTCTCGACTTCGTTGGCGGAATTACGGCGGCAAACCGAGTCGCGACGATGCTCGAACCGTACGACAAACGACTTGTCCCGCACGCATTTGGCCCTATTATCAACTACGCCGCGAGCGTCCACATCGCCGCCGCGAGTCCGGCTTGCGATCTCATCGAATTCGGGGTCTATACAGACGACATCGACGATCCGGGGCGATACATCGCAAGTCCGTACGTAGAGAATCCCGAGGCGATCTACGTGGAAGATGGCGGCCGAATCCAGCCTCCGGAAGAGCCCGGCCTCGGAATTCGACTCGATGAAGACGCCGTCGAAGAGCATCGACTGAACTGA
- a CDS encoding zinc-dependent alcohol dehydrogenase, whose protein sequence is MEVQSVRMPDPEELELVERDLSLDEDEVLVETAQASICDADLRAWKGLPISDDLPDGIFEYPGHEGSGTVIEVGSKVREYEPGDDVMLFGPNNSFSSHFKAPVDSLQPAPDEIDLELASLEEPACVGIYGVFQSGVQPGDDVLITGLNFQGQIAVEGLKKKGAATVIAADHRDARLEVAKERGADIVANTETDDIASIVQEHTQYNANEDASGHASGDAGVDVSYHSCGYWNPHAEEYLNMAIQQTRDEGIVVSIPDVFDPIEVDLHRIHHHGMEARFPNLMHHGPEFLDRWVSRLMKPIVNGTLDIRSLVTDSYPISEANEAMEQYSSDESQIKVMLTP, encoded by the coding sequence ATGGAAGTTCAGAGTGTGCGGATGCCTGACCCAGAAGAGCTGGAACTAGTCGAACGAGATTTGTCATTAGACGAGGATGAAGTGCTTGTTGAGACAGCACAAGCGAGTATCTGTGACGCGGATCTTCGCGCATGGAAGGGGCTCCCGATTTCGGATGATCTCCCTGACGGGATTTTTGAATACCCCGGACACGAGGGGAGCGGAACTGTCATTGAAGTTGGATCGAAGGTCCGTGAGTACGAGCCAGGGGACGATGTGATGCTCTTCGGACCGAATAATTCTTTCTCGTCGCATTTCAAGGCGCCTGTCGACAGTCTTCAACCAGCACCGGACGAAATTGACCTGGAACTGGCCAGCCTCGAGGAGCCGGCTTGCGTCGGCATCTACGGTGTCTTCCAAAGTGGTGTACAACCGGGCGACGATGTCCTAATCACAGGGTTGAACTTTCAGGGCCAAATCGCAGTCGAAGGGCTGAAAAAGAAAGGCGCGGCGACCGTTATCGCAGCCGATCACCGTGACGCCCGGTTGGAAGTTGCGAAAGAACGTGGAGCAGATATTGTCGCAAATACCGAAACGGACGATATCGCCTCGATCGTTCAAGAGCATACACAGTATAATGCCAATGAAGATGCGAGTGGTCATGCGAGCGGTGATGCAGGCGTAGACGTGAGTTATCACTCCTGTGGCTACTGGAATCCACATGCGGAGGAATATCTTAACATGGCAATTCAACAGACTCGCGACGAGGGAATCGTCGTCTCCATTCCGGACGTATTTGATCCAATCGAGGTCGATTTACACCGTATTCATCATCACGGCATGGAAGCGCGATTTCCAAACCTCATGCACCACGGTCCGGAGTTCCTTGACAGGTGGGTTTCCCGGCTCATGAAGCCAATCGTTAATGGAACACTCGACATTCGCTCTCTCGTCACTGATTCGTACCCTATTTCGGAAGCGAACGAGGCGATGGAGCAGTATAGTTCGGACGAGTCACAAATCAAAGTTATGCTGACACCATAG
- a CDS encoding NAD(P)-dependent oxidoreductase, with amino-acid sequence MPTVGLIGVGFIGKLFLDDLITADYDVVVFDIDDSKVEYAIERGATASDSPATLGRKVDIVLMSLPGSVEVEATLEGENGLLEGVDDGDLVIDVTTTHPETSVTCYEQCDEQNVRFIEAPITGGSPREGYHMMIGGRETDYRAATEILDVICSDHTRVGEIGKGTILKLALQMRYAGHNAVDAEVVEFCRDNDVDPEVLNEFLEMGIWENYFSGDFSQDIEGLGGLAIWHKDINYARQVARENGTSLPLNAAVNEAYKATVRRTDENEGHAATLIKYWQLLNNADLSDT; translated from the coding sequence ATGCCCACAGTTGGACTCATTGGTGTCGGTTTTATTGGAAAACTGTTTCTCGACGATTTGATTACAGCCGATTACGACGTTGTTGTCTTTGACATCGACGACTCGAAGGTTGAGTATGCGATCGAACGCGGCGCAACGGCGTCGGATAGCCCCGCGACACTCGGCCGCAAAGTGGACATCGTTCTCATGTCGCTTCCGGGGTCCGTCGAAGTAGAAGCGACACTGGAAGGAGAGAACGGTCTTTTGGAAGGGGTAGACGACGGAGATCTTGTTATAGACGTCACGACGACGCATCCCGAAACCTCGGTCACTTGCTATGAACAATGCGACGAACAGAATGTCCGGTTTATCGAAGCACCGATTACTGGTGGGTCCCCTCGCGAAGGGTACCACATGATGATCGGTGGACGTGAAACAGACTATCGGGCGGCAACCGAGATACTCGACGTGATATGTAGCGATCATACCCGCGTTGGCGAAATCGGCAAAGGAACGATACTAAAACTTGCACTTCAGATGCGTTACGCGGGGCACAATGCTGTAGACGCAGAAGTCGTCGAGTTCTGTCGAGATAACGATGTGGATCCCGAAGTGCTCAACGAATTCCTCGAGATGGGCATCTGGGAAAATTACTTCTCTGGCGATTTTAGTCAGGACATCGAAGGGCTAGGTGGGTTAGCCATCTGGCACAAAGATATCAATTATGCTCGACAAGTAGCTCGTGAGAATGGGACGTCTCTACCGCTCAATGCCGCCGTCAACGAGGCGTACAAAGCGACAGTTCGTCGTACAGACGAAAACGAGGGGCACGCAGCAACACTGATCAAATACTGGCAGCTTCTCAACAACGCCGATTTGAGCGATACATAA
- a CDS encoding Gfo/Idh/MocA family oxidoreductase: MPPEVEREPVQASARMASSYEAFEDVPDQTATFTLVLEGDVPLICTTSQHAQGDTQLKIIGTEGTIELAPAFHGEATLHLSSGSLSATIEDTDYGAIEEMREEFDYFADRVVSGESILPDGRHGLADMRTIRAIHEAAERDEPVDI; encoded by the coding sequence GTGCCACCGGAGGTAGAGCGTGAACCCGTGCAGGCGAGCGCGCGGATGGCCTCGTCTTACGAGGCGTTCGAGGATGTTCCCGACCAGACCGCGACGTTCACGCTCGTGCTCGAAGGCGACGTTCCGCTGATTTGTACGACCAGTCAGCACGCGCAAGGCGACACGCAGCTCAAAATCATCGGCACCGAAGGGACGATCGAACTCGCACCTGCGTTTCACGGCGAAGCGACCTTGCACCTCTCGTCGGGTAGCCTCAGCGCGACGATCGAAGACACCGACTACGGTGCCATCGAGGAGATGCGCGAGGAGTTCGATTACTTCGCCGACCGCGTGGTGAGCGGCGAGTCGATTCTCCCCGACGGCCGCCACGGACTCGCAGACATGCGAACGATCCGGGCGATTCACGAGGCCGCCGAACGCGACGAACCCGTCGACATCTAA
- a CDS encoding M24 family metallopeptidase, protein MKAIGETKTLSPTFSMCYGMAPFSDRLKQLERRLTDNGASGAIIGTGPNARYFTGFSGERNRHLLFLVTADSERSFFSPKQYAGQVRKNSRVGEVRSVSCNTIDAVVSTLVERLPDRNGQYFVDGGMPAEEAYRLERALPDATFTLLDEIVMSMRSIKDKTERDALRNAAAKTDQVSRTIRELGDDVIGLTERELAVEIRSQLHEQGAERMAFPVVVAAGPNGAHPTQHRHGDRQIEKDEPVVLDFGGFFDGYASDQTRTVVFDGDPLDKFVEAHRIVRAALKAGVEAAQPGMTASELDSIVRDVVVDHGYGDEFITGTGHGVGLQAHEPPSISAGSDAVLESGMVFSIEPGIYVEGEFGVRLETLMILTEDGSEMINDSPYTWRPL, encoded by the coding sequence ATGAAAGCAATCGGGGAGACCAAAACATTATCACCCACTTTTTCGATGTGTTACGGCATGGCACCATTCAGCGACCGTCTTAAACAACTCGAACGACGTCTCACAGATAACGGTGCGAGCGGAGCAATAATTGGAACGGGGCCTAACGCCCGCTATTTCACGGGATTTAGCGGTGAACGCAATCGGCATCTGCTCTTCCTCGTTACGGCTGACAGTGAACGATCGTTCTTTTCACCCAAACAATACGCCGGTCAGGTTCGGAAGAATAGCCGAGTCGGTGAAGTGCGATCGGTATCCTGCAATACGATCGATGCAGTCGTTAGTACCCTCGTTGAGAGACTTCCAGATCGGAACGGACAATACTTCGTTGATGGCGGCATGCCCGCCGAAGAAGCATATCGCCTGGAACGGGCGCTACCGGATGCAACGTTTACTCTCCTCGACGAAATCGTAATGTCGATGCGATCGATCAAAGACAAAACCGAACGAGATGCGCTTCGCAATGCCGCAGCGAAGACCGATCAGGTATCCCGCACGATCCGGGAGTTAGGGGACGACGTTATTGGGTTGACAGAGCGGGAGCTCGCTGTCGAAATTCGGTCGCAGTTACACGAGCAAGGGGCCGAAAGAATGGCGTTTCCAGTTGTAGTAGCGGCGGGGCCGAACGGAGCGCACCCGACACAACATCGCCATGGTGATCGTCAAATCGAAAAGGACGAACCAGTCGTGCTCGATTTCGGTGGTTTCTTCGACGGGTACGCTAGCGATCAGACGCGAACCGTCGTCTTCGACGGTGATCCATTGGATAAGTTCGTTGAGGCTCATCGCATCGTCCGAGCGGCGCTGAAAGCAGGCGTCGAGGCGGCACAGCCGGGCATGACGGCGAGCGAACTCGATAGTATCGTCCGCGACGTCGTCGTAGACCATGGGTACGGCGACGAATTCATTACTGGAACTGGGCATGGGGTTGGTCTCCAAGCACACGAACCACCGTCTATCAGCGCAGGCTCTGACGCTGTGCTCGAGTCGGGGATGGTGTTCAGCATCGAACCGGGTATCTACGTAGAGGGCGAATTCGGTGTTCGGTTGGAGACACTCATGATACTGACCGAAGATGGGTCCGAAATGATCAACGATTCACCATACACTTGGCGTCCTCTGTAA
- a CDS encoding nickel pincer cofactor-dependent isomerase, group 22 yields the protein MEFEFPDADVLRGANDHTLEELPRFATVERKRNLEQVGDVAAASKAAVDDIDAFESLPTGAEIAVTAGSRGVHDMPATLSAVIEELQDRGYDPFILPAMGSHGGATAEGQREMLEGLGVTPTVMGCEIRSSMETEEVDEDSLGRPVYASRDALEVDAILLVNRVKVHTDFNGPVESGLSKIAVVGLGKHRGAESLHNAAIATDFSDVIQDRMEILLSETPIVGGIALLENAADRAAHIEGINSSEIQEREPELLQIAREYFPKLPVDDLDMLIVDEAGKDKSGTGMDSNVLGRYQFHGEDEPESPNITRVYVRSLTDPSHGNGLGVGLADFVHRDFVADIDFEDMYVNIVTSGETNRAKLPFVVPDDLTALLLACSTTGVGEAEKLRVARIQSTMEPDSLVVSEPVANQLSARDDLTVGPLEPLSVEDGELVANPYDNV from the coding sequence ATGGAATTCGAGTTCCCCGACGCCGACGTTCTTCGAGGAGCGAACGATCACACGCTCGAGGAGTTGCCCAGATTCGCCACCGTTGAACGAAAACGGAATCTAGAGCAAGTCGGCGATGTCGCGGCTGCATCGAAAGCCGCGGTTGACGACATCGACGCATTTGAATCGCTTCCAACCGGAGCCGAGATAGCGGTCACCGCAGGCAGCCGTGGCGTCCACGACATGCCTGCGACACTCTCGGCCGTAATCGAAGAGTTACAGGACCGGGGGTACGATCCGTTCATCCTGCCGGCGATGGGAAGTCACGGCGGGGCGACGGCGGAAGGGCAACGTGAGATGCTTGAGGGACTCGGCGTTACACCGACGGTGATGGGCTGTGAAATCCGATCATCAATGGAAACCGAGGAAGTCGACGAGGATTCGCTCGGTCGGCCAGTCTACGCGTCACGTGACGCCCTCGAGGTAGATGCCATTCTTCTGGTGAACCGCGTCAAAGTGCATACCGACTTCAATGGCCCCGTCGAGAGTGGATTGTCGAAAATTGCAGTGGTCGGTCTCGGGAAACACCGAGGTGCTGAATCCTTGCACAACGCCGCCATTGCGACTGACTTTTCGGACGTGATTCAGGACAGGATGGAGATTTTGCTTTCGGAGACGCCGATCGTCGGCGGAATCGCCCTCCTCGAGAACGCGGCCGATCGAGCGGCCCATATTGAAGGTATAAACAGTTCAGAGATTCAAGAAAGGGAACCGGAACTGCTCCAGATAGCTCGGGAGTACTTTCCGAAACTGCCGGTCGATGATCTCGACATGCTGATCGTCGATGAGGCGGGCAAAGACAAGTCTGGTACCGGGATGGATAGCAATGTTCTCGGTCGCTACCAGTTCCATGGCGAGGACGAACCCGAATCACCAAACATCACCCGAGTGTACGTTCGGTCGTTGACTGACCCCTCACACGGGAACGGGCTCGGAGTGGGTTTGGCGGATTTTGTCCATCGGGATTTCGTGGCCGATATCGATTTCGAAGACATGTACGTCAATATCGTGACGAGCGGGGAGACCAACCGGGCGAAGCTACCGTTCGTTGTCCCGGATGACCTGACTGCACTTCTGCTCGCGTGTTCGACGACCGGCGTCGGAGAGGCCGAAAAGCTCCGCGTGGCTCGCATTCAAAGCACTATGGAACCAGACTCGCTCGTCGTCTCTGAACCCGTCGCGAATCAACTGTCTGCCCGAGACGACCTTACTGTCGGTCCTCTTGAACCACTCTCCGTCGAAGACGGCGAATTGGTGGCTAATCCGTACGACAACGTTTGA
- a CDS encoding glycerate kinase type-2 family protein: MIENRANLARTRGHEVALTCIQRGIEAARPETVIETGIDVDENRLTLTLPHPAAGSPTYNLDAYDRVVVLGGGNAAGRLAKALETALGDHLSGGVVATDVPATTDRIEVLESDHPVPSERGVAAAERVLAAAEAAGSDDLVVGCVSGGGSALLPAPIDEISLHDLQATTEALLESGATIEEINAVRKHLSRIKGGRLAQTASPAPVVGILLSDVVGDDPGVIASGPFTPDPTSFDDALDVLERYAINPPTAVIDYLQAGQQGRRPETPTAAEIDRASTHVLASNRTALEAARVAALERGYEPVVLSANVRGEAREAAKPHIAIGEESRATGNPVSPPAVFLSGGETTVTLVDDPGEGGPNQEFALSAALELDLDDVVVASVDTDGIDGATDTAGAIVEASTVDGATGRAALARNDARSVLEDAGAILHTGPTGTNVNDLRVLVVGEP; this comes from the coding sequence ATGATCGAGAACCGTGCCAATCTTGCCCGTACGCGGGGACACGAGGTGGCGCTGACTTGCATCCAACGGGGCATCGAAGCCGCTCGTCCGGAAACCGTGATCGAAACGGGGATCGACGTCGACGAGAACCGACTGACGCTCACACTCCCGCATCCCGCGGCGGGATCGCCCACGTACAATCTCGACGCGTACGATCGGGTCGTCGTCCTCGGCGGGGGAAACGCCGCAGGCCGCCTCGCGAAGGCACTCGAGACGGCGCTCGGGGACCACCTGTCCGGCGGCGTCGTTGCCACGGACGTGCCGGCGACGACGGACCGTATCGAGGTCCTGGAAAGCGACCACCCGGTTCCAAGCGAGCGGGGCGTTGCGGCTGCCGAACGCGTTCTGGCGGCCGCCGAAGCTGCCGGCTCGGACGATCTCGTCGTCGGCTGTGTCTCCGGCGGCGGAAGCGCGCTGCTTCCCGCTCCCATCGACGAGATTTCGCTTCACGACCTGCAGGCGACGACCGAAGCGCTGCTGGAAAGCGGCGCGACTATCGAGGAGATAAACGCGGTCCGCAAGCATCTCTCGCGGATCAAGGGCGGACGACTGGCACAGACTGCGTCACCCGCACCCGTCGTCGGAATCCTTCTCAGCGACGTCGTCGGCGACGATCCCGGCGTGATAGCCAGCGGACCGTTTACGCCGGATCCGACGTCGTTCGACGACGCGCTCGACGTCCTTGAGCGCTACGCCATTAATCCCCCGACCGCAGTAATCGACTACCTCCAAGCGGGCCAGCAGGGTCGGCGACCGGAGACGCCGACGGCCGCGGAAATCGATCGCGCGTCAACGCACGTCCTGGCGAGCAACCGGACCGCCCTCGAGGCCGCACGTGTTGCGGCGCTAGAACGCGGATATGAGCCCGTTGTCCTCTCAGCGAACGTTCGCGGCGAAGCCCGGGAAGCGGCGAAGCCCCATATCGCGATCGGTGAGGAGTCCCGGGCAACCGGAAACCCCGTCTCCCCGCCGGCCGTGTTTCTCTCCGGCGGGGAGACGACCGTCACGCTGGTCGACGATCCGGGCGAGGGGGGGCCGAACCAGGAGTTCGCGCTGAGCGCTGCGCTCGAGTTAGACCTCGACGACGTCGTCGTCGCGAGCGTGGATACGGACGGCATCGATGGTGCGACGGACACCGCCGGTGCGATCGTCGAGGCGTCGACGGTCGACGGCGCGACTGGACGGGCAGCCCTGGCGCGCAACGACGCACGGAGCGTGCTTGAGGACGCCGGTGCGATACTTCACACCGGCCCGACCGGAACGAACGTGAATGATCTACGCGTTCTCGTTGTTGGGGAACCGTAG
- the pdxA gene encoding 4-hydroxythreonine-4-phosphate dehydrogenase PdxA — MSETERPIIAITMGDPSGIGSEIIVDAYDRLLEAARPIVIGDADVMRSAVDVRDSQHAIQAVESVEVASFGADAIPVLDLGNVDDLEYGVIRESYGEASLEYVDRAIELAKAGMVDAISTAPINKQSTRLAGSEYAGHTGMLADYTDTENYSMMLVEDDLIVTHVSTHVPLRRACELVTEENVLETIRVTDDGLHDLGVDDPSIAVAGLNPHASDGGLLGDADGEEIRPAVEHARDEGIDASGPESPDTVYVQAARGDYDCVVSMYHDQGHIPIKMLGFSSGGTVSGVNVTIGLPIIRTSVDHGTAFDIAGEGIASSVSMVDATEVAADIACRRREREQTSPDVGEGTE, encoded by the coding sequence ATGAGCGAAACTGAACGCCCAATTATCGCCATAACGATGGGTGATCCATCCGGGATCGGAAGCGAAATCATCGTCGATGCATATGATCGACTTCTTGAGGCCGCTCGTCCCATCGTTATCGGGGACGCCGACGTGATGCGCTCAGCTGTCGACGTCCGCGACTCGCAGCATGCGATTCAAGCAGTCGAAAGCGTTGAGGTCGCCTCTTTCGGCGCTGATGCGATTCCTGTACTTGATCTGGGAAACGTCGATGATCTCGAGTATGGCGTCATCCGGGAATCTTACGGTGAAGCAAGTCTCGAGTACGTCGACCGTGCCATCGAACTTGCGAAGGCCGGAATGGTCGACGCGATCTCGACTGCACCGATCAACAAGCAGTCGACACGACTCGCCGGAAGCGAATACGCTGGCCACACTGGTATGCTCGCCGACTACACGGATACTGAGAATTACTCGATGATGCTCGTCGAGGACGACCTCATTGTCACCCACGTCAGCACGCACGTACCGCTCCGGCGAGCCTGCGAACTGGTAACAGAGGAAAACGTCCTCGAGACGATTCGGGTGACTGACGATGGGCTCCACGATCTCGGAGTCGACGATCCGTCGATCGCCGTCGCCGGACTTAATCCTCACGCCAGTGACGGCGGGCTTCTCGGCGATGCGGACGGCGAGGAGATCCGACCGGCTGTCGAACACGCTCGAGACGAGGGAATAGACGCCTCCGGGCCGGAGTCGCCAGATACTGTCTACGTGCAGGCCGCTCGTGGCGACTACGACTGTGTCGTGTCGATGTATCACGATCAGGGTCACATCCCGATTAAGATGCTCGGATTCTCTAGCGGAGGCACAGTTTCCGGCGTCAACGTAACTATCGGCTTGCCGATCATCCGAACGAGTGTTGATCACGGCACCGCCTTTGACATCGCGGGTGAAGGAATCGCCTCGTCAGTCAGCATGGTAGATGCGACCGAAGTCGCAGCTGATATCGCATGCCGCCGTCGCGAACGCGAGCAAACGTCACCGGACGTGGGTGAGGGTACTGAATGA
- a CDS encoding alcohol dehydrogenase catalytic domain-containing protein, with translation MRKRVESTGKWNLSISSSRSRRGEALIEVDYVSLCGNDAGIYKFKSAFERCRFRPSSATNIPAALSTLARMLRFEPGDRVVERPIRGCGSCYQCRLGLENVCQDTVITGVDSRRRVRRIEQLAHYYNYQRPHQSLNEKRQSKRNSTRQCLWSSEFVHR, from the coding sequence TTGCGAAAACGAGTCGAGAGTACGGGGAAATGGAACTTGTCGATCTCGAGCAGCCGGAGCCGGCGCGGAGAGGCACTGATTGAGGTCGATTACGTCAGCCTCTGTGGCAATGACGCGGGGATATACAAATTCAAGTCGGCTTTCGAACGGTGTCGCTTCCGACCGTCATCGGCCACGAATATACCGGCCGCATTGTCGACGTTGGCGAGGATGCTACGCTTCGAACCGGGCGACCGTGTCGTTGAGCGACCGATCCGTGGCTGTGGCTCCTGCTATCAGTGCCGACTTGGCCTGGAGAATGTCTGCCAAGATACGGTCATCACCGGCGTTGATTCACGACGGCGCGTACGTAGGATTGAACAGCTCGCACATTACTACAACTATCAAAGACCGCATCAATCACTTAACGAAAAACGTCAGTCGAAGAGGAATTCAACTAGACAGTGCCTGTGGTCATCGGAATTCGTTCACAGGTAG
- a CDS encoding four-carbon acid sugar kinase family protein, which produces MNVLVVADDFTGAMDTGYGFAADGRAVRVVLSEPTSGTDRESFEIHDSESSESTDVLTIDVDTRDVSPETARKTVSNTLDPNCPLVYKKVDSTLRGNVVPEVDGAIDAIDADIAVVAPAFPSTGRVTANGVHLVDGIPLADAGYNVPESNLRTIFDPSRYRVSTLGVETVVQGSDAVRSALASEVSSNPTIVACDAVHDRHLATIASGAQSLDATVLFVGSGGLASAVSVPGSDNRTPCLDAPDGNILAVVGSVNEATLKQLEAVSAEYIYSLDSAAAVREPVRVGRGAATALADRLAEHGCAVITATTEPSAVERANEAATDLRGDIDAGARVASALAAATTEVSERAPLSSLFLTGGSTARAVLESVSATEIELTGTLVGDGIPEGRICDGEFAGTRVVTKAGGFGTEGSILNCLTYLGNIDERN; this is translated from the coding sequence ATGAATGTCCTCGTCGTTGCAGACGACTTTACCGGAGCGATGGATACGGGATACGGATTCGCCGCTGACGGACGAGCGGTCCGCGTGGTACTCTCGGAACCCACGAGCGGAACTGACCGTGAATCGTTCGAGATACACGACAGCGAATCGTCGGAGTCGACCGACGTGCTGACAATCGACGTGGATACGCGAGATGTTTCACCCGAAACCGCCCGCAAGACCGTCTCAAATACGCTCGATCCCAACTGTCCACTCGTCTATAAAAAGGTTGACTCGACGTTGCGTGGTAACGTCGTTCCGGAAGTCGACGGTGCTATCGATGCAATCGATGCGGATATCGCCGTCGTCGCTCCCGCGTTCCCGTCAACGGGACGAGTGACCGCGAACGGTGTTCACCTCGTCGATGGCATTCCACTCGCCGACGCTGGGTACAACGTCCCCGAGTCGAACCTCCGAACGATTTTTGACCCCTCACGCTATCGAGTCTCGACTCTCGGCGTCGAGACCGTCGTTCAAGGATCCGATGCTGTTCGGTCGGCGCTCGCGTCAGAGGTCAGTTCTAACCCGACTATCGTCGCGTGCGACGCGGTTCACGACCGTCATCTGGCGACTATCGCCTCTGGCGCGCAGTCGCTCGACGCAACCGTTCTGTTCGTCGGAAGCGGCGGGCTCGCGAGCGCCGTATCCGTCCCAGGTTCGGATAACAGAACTCCGTGTTTAGACGCTCCCGATGGCAATATTCTCGCCGTCGTGGGAAGCGTCAACGAAGCCACGTTAAAGCAACTCGAGGCCGTATCGGCCGAGTATATTTACTCTCTCGATTCGGCTGCGGCCGTCCGTGAACCGGTTCGCGTCGGTCGGGGTGCGGCGACCGCGCTCGCCGACCGATTGGCTGAGCACGGATGTGCCGTTATCACCGCCACGACCGAACCAAGTGCGGTTGAACGAGCCAATGAAGCAGCCACCGATCTTCGAGGTGATATCGATGCGGGCGCACGCGTCGCATCCGCACTCGCAGCGGCTACCACTGAGGTGAGTGAGAGGGCGCCCCTATCATCTCTCTTTCTTACGGGCGGATCGACCGCTCGAGCCGTTCTCGAGTCAGTGTCAGCAACCGAAATCGAACTCACAGGTACCTTGGTTGGTGATGGAATCCCCGAGGGGCGAATTTGCGACGGAGAGTTCGCTGGAACTCGTGTCGTGACGAAAGCAGGCGGGTTCGGAACGGAGGGGAGTATACTTAACTGTCTCACCTACTTAGGTAATATCGATGAGCGAAACTGA